From Penicillium psychrofluorescens genome assembly, chromosome: 1, one genomic window encodes:
- a CDS encoding uncharacterized protein (ID:PFLUO_000354-T1.cds;~source:funannotate), whose translation MLENDILEVFGQTPFLYKLYTQICCVFPVHDPSARDAIVNTLAKGLDRLAGSFPWLAGQVINEGASEGNTGVYRIIPGDKIQLVVKDLRHDPSVPTMAALRQANYPFSMLDEEVIAPCMTLNLPEISIGLAKDSAPVFCVQANFITGGLMLTLVGQHNVMDMTGQGHMIRLLSKACHNEPFTSEEVLSGNLPRATTIPLLDDLYQPGRELAEQIVKPLAKTAETVAEPISPPPKCTWAYLTFSAESLAALKSLASKNITCDFISTDDAVSSFLWQCIIRSRLPRLEPSTKALITRSVNVRRHLGIPSGYPGLAQNLVYHRDTVQTLAEEPLGALASEFRSAIDPKKVDLAFNTRALATFLSRSPDKTVASVGATVDSKRDFMISSWANIDCYELDFNLGLGTPEAVRRPCFTPIESLGYLMPKSPLGEMAAGICLREDDWERLRADKEFVKYGQYVG comes from the coding sequence ATGTTGGAAAACGACATACTCGAAGTGTTTGGGCAAACCCCCTTTCTTTACAAGCTGTACACTCAGATATGCTGCGTGTTCCCAGTACACGATCCGTCGGCGCGCGATGCTATTGTCAATACCCTAGCCAAGGGTCTTGATCGGCTAGCAGGCAGTTTTCCCTGGCTAGCCGGGCAAGTCATCAACGAGGGGGCAAGTGAAGGCAACACGGGCGTCTACCGCATAATCCCGGGGGACAAGATTCAGCTGGTAGTCAAGGATCTCCGACACGATCCGTCCGTGCCAACAATGGCCGCCCTCCGCCAGGCCAATTACCCATTCAGCATgctggatgaagaagtcattGCGCCCTGTATGACTCTCAATCTACCAGAAATCTCGATCGGTCTTGCCAAAGACTCAGCGCCGGTCTTCTGCGTCCAGGCCAACTTCATCACGGGAGGCCTGATGCTGACTCTTGTCGGTCAACACAATGTTATGGACATGACCGGCCAAGGACATATGATCCGCCTACTTTCCAAGGCCTGCCATAATGAGCCGTTTACCAGCGAAGAGGTGCTCTCGGGCAACCTCCCCCGCGCCACCACCATTCCCCTCCTAGACGACTTGTACCAACCAGGGCGTGAGCTCGCCGAACAGATCGTTAAGCCTCTTGCAAAAACTGCAGAGACAGTCGCAGAACCAATTTCGCCTCCTCCGAAATGTACCTGGGCCTATCTAACCTTTTCCGCCGAGTCCCTTGCTGCTCTCAAATCACTCGCATCGAAAAATATTACTTGCGACTTCATTTCCACTGATGACGCTGTCAGTTCCTTCCTGTGGCAATGTATCATTCGTtctcgacttcctcgccTGGAGCCTAGCACAAAGGCACTGATCACGCGCTCCGTCAATGTTCGGCGTCATTTGGGTATCCCGTCGGGCTATCCAGGCCTGGCACAGAATCTAGTATATCATAGAGATACAGTTCAGACGCTGGCCGAAGAGCCCTTGGGTGCTCTCGCATCAGAATTTCGCTCGGCGATTGATCCCAAGAAGGTTGATCTGGCATTCAACACTCGGGCGCTAGCAACATTTCTCAGTCGCTCACCAGACAAGACCGTCGCTTCGGTCGGTGCGACCGTGGATAGCAAGAGAGATTTTATGATCAGCTCTTGGGCTAATATCGATTGCTATGAGCTGGATTTTAATTTGGGGCTGGGAACACCGGAGGCCGTGCGGAGACCGTGCTTTACTCCCATTGAGAGCCTGGGTTATCTAATGCCGAAGTCGCCATTGGGGGAGATGGCAGCAGGGATTTGTTTGAGAGAGGACGATTGGGAGAGACTGAGGGCAGACAAGGAGTTTGTCAAATATGGGCAGTACGTAGGGTAG
- a CDS encoding uncharacterized protein (ID:PFLUO_000355-T1.cds;~source:funannotate), with amino-acid sequence MGALLNITTGNLAELAIFTTLMKGTIKVVQSSLLGSILVNLLLVLGSSIIAGGLKSPNQTYNSDLTHAFVGLLNLTVSCLMIPNAFYGSLNDLKSADLMALNFSRAVSVILLAVYFLYLFFQLRSHASLFRTPNFHRRFQSLINDRDINNQSTAPRVSISANLPRPEMQENPYPTSPSPVPLESQVESGLLLDRLEPTERSTSLSFNESPAPNGGYGTPKHAPCDCYRHVVIANRTISIGLLILSTGLIAICAEYFAASFAILNEQGVLGESFVGLIVIPIAGNVAENVTAVIVASKDQMDLAISVALGSAIQIGLLVAPVMVLIGWALDKPMTLHFDRFEIVTLIGASLLVSFIFLKGKTNYLEGAILCACFAAISVGAFLMPI; translated from the exons ATGGGTGCTCTTCTCAACATTACTACCGGCAATCTAGCTGAGCTTGCAATATT TACGACATTAATGAAGGGAACTATTAAGGTTGTCCAGTCGTCTCTTCTCGGCTCCATCCTTGTCAACTTGTTGCTTGTCCTGGGATCATCTATCATCGCCGGCGGCCTCAAATCTCCGAACCAAACGTACAACAGTGATCTGACACACGCATTCGTCGGATTACTCAACCTCACAGTCTCTTGCCTGATGATTCCA AATGCTTTCTATGGAAGCTTGAATGACTTGAAATCAGCAGATCTCATGGCCCTCAACTTCAGTCGAGCAGTGTCTGTCATTCTTCTGGCCGTCTATTTCCtatatcttttctttcagcTACGATCCCACGCGTCACTCTTTCGAACCCCTAATTTCCACCGTCGTTTCCAAAGCCTTATCAACGACCGAGACATCAACAATCAGTCCACCGCTCCTCGAGTTTCAATATCCGCAAACTTACCGCGGCCAGAAATGCAGGAGAATCCGTATCCTACCAGCCCGTCACCAGTGCCTCTCGAGTCACAAGTTGAGTCAGGGCTACTCTTGGACCGATTGGAGCCGACTGAAAGAAGCACTTCGCTTTCGTTCAACGAGAGTCCAGCTCCAAACGGTGGATACGGGACACCGAAACACGCGCCATGCGACTGCTACCGTCATGTTGTCATAGCGAACCGGACAATATCTATTGGACTCCTGATTCTGTCAACGGGTTTGATAGCCATCTGCGCCGAATACTTCGCTGCAAGCTTCGCCATACTCAACGAACAAGGAGTGCTGGGCGAGTCCTTTGTGGGGTTGATTGTTATTCCAATTGCAGGAAATGTCGCTGAAAATGTCACGGCCGTTATTGTCGCTTCCAAAGACCAAATGGATCTTGCAATCAGTGTCGCCCTTGGATCAGCAATTCAAATCGGACTATTGGTGGCGCCAGTGATGGTTCTTATAGGATGGGCTCTCGACAAGCCCATGACACTGCACTTTGATCGTTTTGAGATTGTGACGCTCATTGGAGCTTCACTTTTGGTCAGCTTTATCTTTCTCAAGGGAAAGACTAATTACCTAGAGGGAGCAATACTCTGCGCTTGTTTTGCTGCTATCTC TGTCGGAGCCTTTTTGATGCCGATTTGA
- a CDS encoding uncharacterized protein (ID:PFLUO_000356-T1.cds;~source:funannotate) produces MPGSPKQPSGVEFPHPHFALLYVDHHGKVQMEASPSIAGCGGAIFTPNVTGKFMEMTTPVEQPKPQFSAEPVTPVTQSPWGVPPVPTGWQQQGPPPTELIPCEWQSAQHRRKRRDVKRPGMTKPRPKSHSPPPTPPGRTILRIGHRDLMRRYYEKAFEDFQQLNCRAIAKSYIKLVEPRKQVHFPYNGRRVISGATQRVDPELTKPGWWPAGVPHREPDHLLKRDRLRLLVHILCELRDRHGVTAEKLREAGQDVRRQITPANRLEVLDEIYFVRQMEEQFLDGEIEGDTLVQVAQTHLPEAAHLDAPDLPSHTVVAKIEDDAHDYHHRQSSVLEGGSSPLQRKTGQRVLPLSPATSPCSPHSPPAGSYGAYPVAMSQQSPRCMPDADPGYMTGYYGPFVGIEKNPAPELWQPPGHVTHYGY; encoded by the exons ATG CCTGGTTCCCCCAAACAGCCGTCGGGTGTCGAATTTCCACATCCGCACTTTGCCCTGCTCTACGTTGACCACCACGGCAAAGTGCAGATGGAGGCCTCTCCTTCAATAGCAGGCTGCGGTGGCGCCATCTTTACACCGAACGTCACGGGCAAATTCATGGAAATGACAACTCCAGTGGAACAACCTAAACCACAATTCAGCGCAG AACCAGTTACTCCTGTCACCCAATCCCCATGGGGTGTACCACCCGTTCCTACTGGATGGCAACAACAAGGGCCACCACCCACTGAACTGATTCCCTGCGAGTGGCAATCCGCCCAACACCGACGAAAGCGACGAGACGTCAAGCGACCTGGAATGACAAAACCGAGACCCAAGTCTCATTCCCCCCCGCCAACCCCGCCGGGTCGGACTATCCTTCGAATTGGCCATCGTGACCTGATGCGCCGGTATTATGAGAAAGCATTTGAGGatttccagcagctcaaCTGTCGGGCAATCGCCAAATCGTATATCAAGCTTGTGGAGCCTCGCAAACAGGTGCATTTTCCGTACAATGGACGCAGGGTGATCTCGGGCGCCACGCAACGCGTTGACCCCGAGCTCACCAAGCCCGGCTGGTGGCCTGCTGGGGTTCCTCACCGCGAGCCGGATCATCTGCTCAAGCGAG ATCGCCTCCGGCTTCTGGTCCATATCCTATGTGAGCTCAGGGACCGTCACGGGGTCACGGCGGAGAAACTGCGCGAAGCCGGGCAGGATGTGCGACGCCAGATCACGCCGGCCAATCGACTGGAGGTACTAGACGAAATCTACTTTGTCCGTCAGATGGAAGAGCAATTTCTAGACGGAGAGATTG AAGGTGATACACTGGTACAAGTAGCCCAGACCCATCTGCCCGAGGCCGCCCACCTGGACGCCCCGGACCTACCATCGCATACAGTGGTGGCAAAGATCGAGGACGACGCGCATGACTATCACCACCGTCAGAGCAGTGTGTTGGAAGGGGGCAGCAGCCCGTTGCAAAGGAAAACCGGTCAGAGAGTTCTTCCTCTCTCGCCAGCGACAAGTCCGTGCAGTCCCCATAGCCCGCCCGCGGGCAGCTATGGGGCGTATCCCGTGGCCATGTCACAACAGTCTCCCCGGTGCATGCCGGACGCCGACCCGGGCTATATGACGGGATACTATGGACCGTTTGTAGGCATCGAGAAGAATCCCGCACCGGAGTTGTGGCAACCCCCGGGGCATGTAACGCACTATGGATATTGA
- a CDS encoding uncharacterized protein (ID:PFLUO_000357-T1.cds;~source:funannotate), whose protein sequence is MGMLTFGRFLSRPYPHYKDGPTIFSFQQKFLMEDAGSRQRKMSDPTAPINPVSLASTPDERDAPFDTDEYDHDYFYSPVASPDRLSRKGSFNSNSSSYQEDWETFPPLDKLTIFDLLDNIQLSQRLERWQEAINAQKERVRKQREKLKSTSMNAKDRVVEEFKRRAPTADEQLKMYRRRMKGGVDRLGKQWNKDVTVTLREKVSFIAGVLNIFISGYLIGACPQYFYIWFSAQLVYFMPIRYYTYHKKGYHYFLADLCYFVNLLCMLSLWVFPRSKRLFISTFCLTFGNNAVAIAMWRNSMVFHSMDKVVSLFIHIMPPVTLHCIVHMTPAEMLKERFPAVYAIKFSQPGDRGHYSLGAMMIWATVPYIIWQLMYHVMITVRRADKIREGRPTSFTWLRKSYSKAWIGRFVLSLPDPLQEIAFMLIQYSYALSTMIPCPLWFWYRWASGIFITALFVWSIHNGATYYIDVFGKRFQKELEQLKHDVARWQSSPEGVASPLILPENGSFTDLSSLRTASLDRIPLLDANVNASSTGAQTGKDSARERN, encoded by the coding sequence ATGGGCATGCTAACTTTTGGACGCTTTCTCAGTCGGCCCTATCCTCACTATAAGGACGGCccgaccatcttctccttccagcaGAAGTTTTTGATGGAAGACGCGGGCTCCCGACAACGCAAAATGTCCGATCCCACCGCCCCCATCAACCCCGTGTCGCTGGCTTCGACGCCCGACGAGCGAGACGCGCCGTTTGATACCGATGAATACGACCACGACTACTTCTACTCGCCGGTCGCGTCGCCAGACAGGCTGTCGCGAAAGGGCTCCttcaacagcaacagcagctccTAccaggaggactgggagACGTTTCCGCCCCTGGACAAGCTGACCATATTCGACTTGCTCGACAATATCCAGCTATCGCAACGCTTGGAGAGATGGCAGGAAGCCATCAACGCCCAGAAAGAGAGAGTGCGGAAACAGCGCGAGAAGCTCAAGTCGACCTCGATGAATGCCAAAGACCGCGTCGTGGAGGAATTCAAGCGACGCGCCCCAACGGCGGATGAGCAGCTCAAAATGTACCGTCGTCGCATGAAGGGTGGCGTGGACCGGCTAGGCAAACAGTGGAACAAGGACGTCACGGTGACGCTGCGCGAGAAGGTGTCGTTTATTGCCGGTGTGCTGAACATCTTCATCAGCGGCTACTTGATCGGTGCCTGCCCGCAATACTTTTACATCTGGTTCAGTGCTCAGCTGGTCTATTTCATGCCAATCCGGTATTACACCTACCACAAGAAGGGCTATCACTACTTCCTGGCCGACCTGTGTTACTTTGTCAACCTGCTCTGCATGCTCAGCCTCTGGGTCTTCCCCAGGTCGAAGCGGCTCTTCATCAGCACCTTCTGCCTGACATTTGGCAACAACGCCgtggccatcgccatgtggCGCAATTCGATGGTCTTCCACAGCATGGACAAAGTGGTTAGTCTTTTCATCCACATCATGCCGCCGGTCACTCTGCACTGCATCGTCCACATGACGCCGGCCGAGATGCTCAAGGAACGATTTCCCGCGGTGTATGCCATCAAGTTCAGCCAGCCTGGCGACCGGGGGCACTACTCCCTCGGggccatgatgatctggGCGACCGTTCCGTACATCATCTGGCAGTTGATGTACCATGTCATGATCACGGTGCGTCGCGCAGACAAGATCCGGGAGGGGCGTCCGACGAGTTTCACCTGGCTGCGCAAATCATACTCCAAGGCGTGGATCGGGCGGTTTGTGCTGAGCCTTCCCGACCCACTGCAGGAGATAGCCTTCATGCTGATCCAGTACTCGTATGCTCTGTCCACGATGATCCCCTGCCCACTCTGGTTCTGGTACCGGTGGGCGAgcggcatcttcatcaccgccTTGTTCGTCTGGAGCATCCACAACGGTGCCACCTACTACATCGATGTCTTTGGCAAGCGCTTCCAGAAGGAACTGGAGCAGCTAAAGCATGACGTTGCGCGCTGGCAAAGCTCGCCGGAGGGGGTGGCGAGTCCGTTGATTCTCCCGGAAAATGGCTCGTTCACCGACCTCAGCAGTCTCAGGACGGCCAGTCTCGACCGGATTCCTCTCTTGGATGCCAATGTGAACGCCTCCTCGACGGGCGCTCAGACCGGCAAGGACTCTGCTCGAGAGAGGAACTAG
- a CDS encoding uncharacterized protein (ID:PFLUO_000358-T1.cds;~source:funannotate) encodes MSATMRSARLVRNTAALRPGLSARTRLASALSPASVAATNHIFWNGRGMPSQVTALAILVPQQRGYATEPSTSNSSSQSYPPPGFNAEQAKKPLPQNTNLPSKETTQTDIAKTADASQDKAQSREVATKATTAEQKKAAEGKKETKNLTIGQKIKKEVQHYWDGTKLLSTEVKISLRLALKMAAGYELSRREHRQLQRTVKDLGRLVPFSVFLIVPFAELLLPVALKLFPNLLPSTYEGQKSRETKALNLSSTRKEVSGFLRNTLRETGLPVTAATVKNEEFADFFRKIRATGESPSTEDVIRVCKIFKDDLTLDNLSRPQLVGICRYMNLNSFGTDAMLRYNIRHRMRQIKRDDRAINYEGVDSLSVPELQMASASRGIRTHGVSPARLREDLTMWLDLRLNQGVPSTLLVLSNAYMYTQGGKESEMASQIDALKAVLSSIPEELFHEIELEVHNAEGAATNKQRLEVLREQEELIEEENEQNNENEGKAAPKDIEDIDDKEEAKVEASSESSEKQSAEATEALSEGEKVDQTESTAPKEDKSRP; translated from the exons ATGTCCGCCACGATGAGATCGGCCCGACTGGTGCGCAACACCGCTGCGCTGCGACCAGGTCTGAGCG CCCGCACCCGTCTGGCCAGCGCATTGAGTCCGGCCTCCGTGGCTGCGACGAACCACATCTTTTGGAACGGGCGCGGCATGCCATCGCAAGTGACCGCTCTCGCCATTCTCGTTCCTCAGCAGCGAGGATACGCGACCGAACCGTCTACATCCAACTCCTCGTCTCAGTCCTACCCTCCCCCCGGATTCAACGCAGAGCAAGCGAAGAAGCCGCTCCCTCAAAACACCAACCTGCCCTCCAAAGAAACCACCCAAACAGATATCGCCAAGACGGCAGATGCTTCTCAGGATAAAGCACAATCCCGCGAAGTAGCGACCAAGGCCACGACGgcggagcagaagaaggcggcggagggaaagaaggagacCAAGAATCTGACTATTGGACAAAAAATCAAGAAGGAGGTTCAGCACTACTGGGATGGCACCAAGCTGTTGTCGACAGAGGTCAAGATCAGTTTGCGACTGGCATTGAAGATGGCCGCGGGATATGAGCTTAGCCGCAGGGAGCACCGTCAG CTTCAACGTACGGTGAAAGATCTGGGTCGGCTCGTTCCGTTTTCCGTCTTCCTCATTGTTCCGTTCGcagagctgctgctccccgTTGCCCTGAAGCTTTTCCCCAACCTGCTTCCCAGCACTTACGAAGGCCAGAAGTCCCGTGAGACCAAGGCACTGAACCTCAGTTCGACGCGCAAGGAGGTTTCCGGTTTCCTGCGCAACACACTGCGCGAAACTGGCTTGCCCGTGACCGCCGCCACAGTCAAGAACGAGGAATTTGCAGACTTCTTCCGCAAGATCCGCGCAACGGGCGAATCACCATCTACCGAGGATGTCATCCGGGTCTGCAAGATCTTCAAGGATGACCTGACTCTGGACAACTTGTCTCGGCCGCAGCTAGTGGGCATCTGCCGGTACATGAACCTGAACTCGTTCGGCACCGACGCCATGCTCCGGTACAACATCCGGCACCGCATGCGCCAGATCAAGCGGGACGACCGTGCGATCAACTATGAAGGGGTCGACTCGCTCTCCGTGCCTGAGTTGCAAATGGCCAGCGCCTCTCGTGGCATCCGTACCCACGGTGTCTCCCCCGCGCGTCTGCGCGAGGACCTCACGATGTGGCTGGACCTGCGTCTGAACCAGGGTGTTCCGTCTACTCTTTTGGTCTTGAGTAACGCGTACATGTACACGCAGGGCGGCAAGGAGTCCGAGATGGCGTCGCAGATTGACGCTCTCAAGGCGGTGCTGTCCAGCATTCCCGAGGAGCTGTTCCACGAGATCGAGCTCGAGGTGCACAATGCCGAGGGTGCGGCGACCAACAAGCAGCGCCTGGAGGTCCTCAGGGAGCAGGAGGAGCTgattgaggaggagaacGAGCAGAACAACGAGAACGAAGGCAAGGCGGCCCCCAAGGACATCGAGGATatcgacgacaaggaggaggccaaggtTGAGGCCTCTTCGGAAAGTAGCGAGAAGCAGTCGGCTGAGGCCACCGAGGCCCTGTCGGAGGGTGAGAAGGTCGACCAGACCGAGTCCACCGCGCCCAAGGAGGACAAAAGTCGCCCGTAA
- a CDS encoding uncharacterized protein (ID:PFLUO_000359-T1.cds;~source:funannotate): protein MAPLNPAAQEAIHRLRNYVPPPTAYDTVPLTRRAAVLLLLYADSQGDLRIVITIRAKTLRSYAGDAALPGGRADTLAETPFQTARREAWEEIGLPNIDSPLPGPFAVEHLCEMPANLAKTELVVRPCIALLHAHDERTGESADPEVSLIPKLDAREVAAVFTAPFQQFLAMRDESLAHPPDWYRGSWSSWHSSNWRMHQFFVRPNRTAEVRPRRGKNVDDHIEYYRVFGMTARIIVDAARLAFNAEPQFEHNSHFGDEAMIDRLRRLGKLTAVRTASDELTRETMEKAAKLS from the exons ATGGCACCGCTTAATCCCGCCGCCCAG GAAGCCATCCACCGGCTACGAAACTATGTTCCTCCGCCAACAGCATACGACACCGTCCCGCTGACCCGGCGTGCGGCGGTGCTTCTGCTGCTCTATGCCGACTCGCAAGGCGACCTGCGGATCGTGATTACCATCCGGGCCAAGACACTCAGATCAT atgcaggagatgccGCTCTACCGGGAG GCCGAGCAGACACGCTCGCCGAGACGCCGTTCCAGACCGCACGCCGCGAAGCATGGGAGGAGATCGGCTTGCCTAACATCGACTCCCCGTTACCAGGGCCGTTCGCCGTGGAGCACCTCTGCGAGATGCCGGCCAATCTTGCCAAAACGGAGCTGGTGGTGCGGCCGTGCATCGCGCTGCTTCACGCCCACGACGAACGCACGGGCGAGTCTGCCGATCCGGAGGTGTCGCTGATTCCCAAGCTCGATGCGCGCGAGGTCGCTGCGGTGTTTACGGCGCCCTTTCAACAGTTTCTGGCGATGCGTGATGAAAGCCTTGCTCATCCGCCGGATTGGTATCGGGGGTCGTGGAGCTCGTGGCATAGTTCTAATTGGCGCA TGCATCAGTTCTTTGTTCGCCCAAATCGGACAGCTGAAGTTCGGCCACGCCGCGGGAAGAATGTGGACGATCACATCGAATACTATCGAGTGTTCGGGATGACCGCCCGAATCATTGTTGACGCGGCACGACTCGCGTTCAACGCCGAACCCCAGTTCGAGCACAATAGTCACTTTGGCGACGAGGCGATGATCGACCGGCTCCGACGACTGGGCAAGCTAACGGCGGTCCGGACGGCGTCGGACGAACTCACGCGGGAGACGATGGAGAAGGCAGCCAAACTAAGCTGA